The segment gttgccacttccttctccagagtatcttcctgacccagagatcaaacctgggcctcctgcactgcaggcagattctttaccatctgagacaccagggaagcccatcgtgCTTGTATAGgtcaagttattttaaaacataaaaaaatacctaaaatataACCATACAGAatgaaaccaattaaaaaaaaatttgaaaatactctAGCTAAAAAAGAATTCCAGTGCGCCGGCATCAGGGGACACATCTGAGGCGGCCACTCTTTGAGGTGCACAGCTGGATCCACGCGTCCAGCACATGGGGCTGGGGTGTGGAGCTGCCCCGGGCGGGCCTGGCCAGACAGCAGAGCATCCGCAGGAAACAGCTGGAGTGGCTGCTTCAAGCAGTGCATGTGAGGTTGGCAGCGGGTGGGAGATGCCCCCTCCCCCAAGGAGGGGTACCCGGGTAAAAGGGCTCACGGGAGGGCCCTGAACCCCCAACTAGGAGGTGGGCTTGGTCCTGACCATGGTGGGAAGCCAGTGAAGGTTTCAGAGCAAAGCTGGCCATGATGAGGTGGCTTCAGGAAGCTAAGTTTGGCCAAGAGTGGCCCTGTCTCGGCTGGGTCTATTCTGAGGAGGTAAGAGCATGGGGTGGTTGAGGATTGGACCCCAGGCCTCTTGCTCTCAACATCTTCCATCAAAGTCCTACTTGCTGATTCTGAACTGGGCTATCCCAGGGTCCACCCCCAGCAACCAACCCGTCTTGACTCCCTCCTGCTGGCGCCCCCTTTGTGCCACTGGTGGGGAGACAGGACACCACAGCATTCTGGAAGAAATCCCGCCCCCCGCACCCCCTGAAACCTCTGCCTGGACCCCAATTCCCAGTAGCCTTTACGTGGGGCTGGAAGTGTGTCACGTCCCTGTATCCCCTTCCCGGGTGGATCCCTAGGCTCCCCCATGTAATGACTTTGCCGGGAGTCCCGCCCCTCGGAtacacccaccaccaccaccattactgTCTGGTCACCCTGGGCCCGGACCCCAGGCCTCCCAGCCACCTCCTCATCCTGCTGCTGTCTGAGCAAGGACGGCCTCTCCAAGCAGGAAGGATGGAGGCTTTGCCCCTCGGATTGGCCCTCGCGGCCTTCTGCCACCCTGTCCCTAGTGGTCTCATCTTCCACTGCTCCCTTCTTTGGCCGCCCCACTGCCTACCGAGCGGGGCTGTGGGTTCCCCCGCCAGGCTTCCATTCGGGCCCTTCTTCCCTCCTGACATCCCCTCCCTCATCAATTGCACCTCACACAGCACATGGCCCGTGGCTACCGACAGTGAACATATATGTGAACTGAGGCAAAGGGGGGGGCCATTCTCACCACCCGCCAGCTCCGTGGTCCCCATCCCGCTGGCGCAGTGCCCAGGAGAACTCTTTTCCATCCCCGGCAGGCTGCCTGCCCTTGTCTCACAGTCACCCTTTGTTAGGCCTCCGCTCCCAAGGGCATCTTATCTGACTAAACAGGTTGTAATCTCCCAGAGTCACGGACCCCCTACCTCCTGCCAACCTGGAGTAAACAAGTCCTTTTGCTGAGAGGTTGGAGGGATTCACAGCTCACACACCTGGCCAGGGCTGCAGCCCTGCCTGACTCCCTCCTGTTCAGGCTTGCAGGATACTCCTGCTCCCTACCCTGGGCACCGcccccccagcctccccaccctgCTTACAGCCAACCTCTGACCCCACTGCCTGCCTGTCCCTGTCAACCTCCTCCATCCCATCCCCCTTGCTTCTGGGACAGAAATGTCATCCTttcccacccccttctcttcctgtgggACGCTCTTCCCCTCCAAACCTCTGCAGGAACCATCCTCAGGAAGAGCGTCACCTCCACAGCTGCAGCGCCCTGTGCAGCCCTCACTGCCCTGAGCCTGTCGCGGGCCCCTCGCCTCCGTTGATCCTGACCTCCTTGAGAGTAGTGTCTGGTTTCAGCCCAGAGGGAGCTGGGGTTCTGAGAGGGGGagtgacttgctcaaagtcacaagGGCAGGGGGAGGTCAGACTGGAAGAGCCAGGTGAGCATCCCCCAACCCCCAGGGCCACCAGGTCTCCACCCAGGCTGTAAAATGCATGACTCACAAAGAAGCTGGCCATTCTGCTGGAGTGTGGGCTCCCAGCCTGGAAGGTGTGGGCCCCAAGTACTGGGCCAGAGAGCGAGCTAGAACTCAGACACAGGAAATGGGGCTGGAGTTTAGGTGCGTTTATTTCTGTACAAATCATTACAAAATCAAGTCTAGGGTAGTTGCCGGCCCCCACCCCTTGCCCCAAAGTGCAATGACTCACTGCTGGCCTCCTTCCCCACCTGACCCTGCCCATTCCacagcctcctccaggaagccctccagtCTCTTCCCTTCAAGACTCCAGAAGAGCTGGGGGTGtaaatccagcccacagaggcccAGCAATAAAGTGCCTGATGTAGAGGGAGATGACAGAACTTAGGCGACAGCTCCCAGGCCTCTAGAGCCTTCCCAGGCCCAGGTGGGGGAAGGCCCTTTGACTATTCCAGCAGCTGCAAACGAAGGGGCTTCGGGAAACCTCAGGTGGGCTGGGATTCCCCCCTCCTCTCAGCCCCAAAGGCTCCTCCAGCAGATGGAAAACCTCATGGCTGGATGGCAGAAACAGGGGCCTGGCTCTTTAAGAGCCAGGCTAATGGCAGCTGGGCAGAGGGGCTAAGAAAACAGCTGAAGGTTTGTCCATTCTTTTCAGAGTTCCCTAAAGCCTGAGGAAGTTGCACAAAAATACCCTCAAGTTtccaggaggaggtgaggaagggaATCCCAGACCCACAGGAAGCTGAGCCCCCCAGCAAGGGGCGGTGGCTGGAGATGCCCAGTTTTAAAGGAGGACAGACCCAAGGTGGtcggtggggggaggtgggagggttcTCAGACTCCACAATTAGAACCTGACACAGGCAGAAGGAGGCCCAGAGACGGGGCAAGGGGTTTGTTCAAGGCCACTCAGGGTAGAGGCAAGACCCAGACACCAGTCTCCCACCCTGAAGAGCCCCCCAACCCCACAAatgccccagcctggccccctacccccacccaacCTCTCTCTAGCTCTAGAAAGGGAGGAGGCGGCTTCCTGGGACAGGACCCCACCATCCCCATCAATAGGAAGTGATTTGGGGTCCATCCTGGGGTTCTGAACCAAGGCCTCACGGGAAAGGACATGACCTTAGCCTCAGATTACTCAGAAATACCCTGATTGACTATGCTCAGACCCTGACTGAACAAAAAAATACCCTCAACACCCGATTAACCACACAGAAGCCCAAATCCTTGATTGGCCAAGAGATTCCTCCAGGCCCTGGATGGCTGGAGGCTGCGCCTGCTTCAAGGCCTGACCCTCCAGAAGACACCCTGACCAGCCTTGATTGGCCAGGAGACGGCCCCGGGTCGAGCAGCTGGGCGGAGAGCCACTTCTCCCGTGTCCCTCGTGAGAGCCCCACAGGCGGGGTGGCCTAGGTCCAGGAGGGGTGGGAGAAGGTGATTCCGTACAGCTGGGCCCAGGATGAGAAGACCCTCTTCTCCGTGATGAAGCGGTGGTGGTTGCCCTTGCGGCTGTTCTCGTTCTGGATGTAGGTGACACATTCGTCTGGCCCCTTGGGCTCATAGTAGTGGTAGGGCATACGCTGCAGGTGGGGCCGCAGGCTGCGGCAGAGCAGAGGGGGCCGTAAGGGCAAAGGAGGCACTGGCGGGATCCTACCCTTCCCAGCCCCTGACCTGCTGTAGCGCCTCAGTGGGGGAaatccccgccccctccctgggcctcagtttcccatctgtgaaatgggtatagTGTAGACTAGGTGTCTGactctcaaactttttttttttttaatctatttggcCACAtcaggccttagttgtggcaaaAGAGCTTAtgtggactcttcctggaccagggagtgaaccccatgtgccctgcattgcaaggctgattctttactactgagccaccagggaagtcctcaaatttttattttttttaatgcagtggaAACTTTTCATTTTCCCCAGAGGGTGGCAATGTGGGATAGTGGTAAGGACCATGGGCTCTGAAGCCTGACCCCTACCCCTTACTGTTCATGGGAACTGAGGCCTTTCACAAAACATCCTCCTCTTATCCCTTACGGTCACTATaaggagtaaatgaaataataaaaaaccaTGTTTGGTACACTGTCAGCACTTAGTAAAAAAACAGCTGTCACCTACTGGGCTTTTcatatagtaataataaaaatagttattaatatataaactCTGGACTCCGGCTGAGCTTGGGATGGAAGCCCCTGAGGTAGCTCTGAAGAGCCTAGATCTCTGCAGAGCAGTTTGAATACTGTAAAATAGAGGCCCTCAAAGGCATCCCAGCCAAGGTCTCCAGGACCCCTGCTCCATCCTGAGGCCAACAGCTGGACATCGCCCTGGGAGTGCTCACCTGCAGTAGTCGGGGGGCACCATGCCATAGACGTGCACATGGTCACACAACTCCACTGCAATCACCATGGTGAACCAGCCTGTGCTCAACCACGAGTGGGACTTTTCCCTGGGGGCAGAGAGGTGTCATGAtgagggggcggggggtggggcgggcaggGAGGAAGGGTCCACCCACCCAGAGTTTCCCAGAACTCCTCCCACTCGGCCCCTCCTGGGGCTCTCCTTCCGCGTCAGGCACCCGCTGTCCAGCCCTGCTGCGGGAGCGCGGGCAAGTCTGAACGGAGgtcaggggtggagggagggctcCTTTGAGGGGAAGCACAGGAACACGACATGCTGGGAATTAACTCCTGGGGAGCCTGGTCACCCTCGGGCAGGCTGGGAGCGACCGTGACCACAAAGCATGGTAGGCGGAAACAGCTGCGCACACGCTAGGAGCAAACTCCAAAGGGGAGGCTAATCAGCGGAAGTCCTGCCAGGAGTGACGAGTGACAAGTTCAGAGCAAGGCATGGGGCGAGCAGCCAAGAACCGCGAGCTGTGCTGCCCACCAGACAGCCACCAGCCACACACGGGCACACGTGAGCACTTGACGTGTGGTTAAGATGTGCTGTCGGTGTCAAATACACACTTTATTCCTtagcatgaaaaaaagaatgtagaatATGTCACTGATAATTTTTCACACTGTTCACTTGTTGAACTGAAGATGTTTAGGGTATATTTGATTGAGGTGGGGGGTTCTttgaaaagtttaagaaaaaataaacttctacaAGATTgacagagagaaaagacacaaattaaCCAATATCAAGAATAAAAAAGGAGGGTTCATCATAGGCCTTGtagacattaaaagaataatacagaAACTGTAAAAAGCAACGTACATGAATTTGATAATTTAGATGAAATGGGCCAATTCCTTGAAACCGCAAACTGCCAAAACTCAGGATGAAATAGATAACCTAAATATCCTATAActcttaaagaatttaaaaatcttctgAAAAAGAACTCTCCAGGACAAGAGTTTCTACCAAACAttggcaaattctaccaaacatttaaagaagaaataaaaccaattctGGAAGGAAAACGTTTCCCAATTCACTTTCTGAGACcagcattactctgataccaaaatgaGGCAAAGACAGTACAAAataaactacagaccaatatctctcatgaacacagatacaaaaatctcaacaaaatattgcaaatcatatccagcaacatataaaaaaaaTGACATCCACAACCAAGCAGAgtttattccagaaatgcaagactgattcaatatataaaaatcaatcaatataatccATCATATTAATAGTCTTAAGAAAAACCATGTGATATCAATTGATGCATAAAAACTTTGATAAATCCAATACCCAGTCATGactaaaaaaaatgcttttagcaggacttccctggtggtctagtggttaagactccattctcCCAAAACAGGGGGCACAGATTTCATCCCTTGTTGGGAAACCAAGATCTCGCATTCCGCATAGCacggcttaaaaaaaaaatcaccaagaaccaaaacaaacaaaaaagtctcAGCAAACCAGTAAGAGAAGGAAACCTCCTCAACCTGATAACTTCTTCAACCCATAGCTTCAAAAACCTACAACCAACACCATATTCATTGATGAAAGACTGAGCACTTTTCCCCTAAGACAGACCAAGGCAAGGacgtccactctcaccacttctaaaACAATTCGGTGTTATATTGAAAGCACTAGGCAGTGCAATAATGCacgaaaaagaaataagaggcatACAGAttggagacaaaaaataaaactgtccttATATTCATGTTGTTACATCATGATCATTTGCACATAAAACCCAAAGAATCTACAAAAGTCTCCTTGAACCAATAAGTAAGTTTAGGAAGATTATTGGATATAAGGTCAACACaaaaaaatcaatcatatttCTATAAGCTAGCAATGAATAATGGGAAACCCATCAAAATTCTAATACTATGTACAATagttctaaaaattttaaatatttaggtaTAAATCAAACAAGATACGTATAGGACCTATATGTTGGATATATCAAGTTGAATAAAAGTGAATTTAATTTCGCctgtttcttttaactttttaaacgtggctactctaaaattttaaattacctatGTGGCTCGCATGATATTTTTATTGGACGGCACTGGCCCAGCTTTTCTAGAGAGACCAGTCAGAGCAGCACACACCGAGGGTGATGTATCCTTAGAAGAGACATGCTGGGAATGGTCAACACGTTCCATTGAGGCATGCTACGGGAGGGCTGTCCTAGAAAGACGCTAGCAGTGACGACACAACCTTAGAGCAGAGCATGCCGGGAGCCCTTGTCCTCTGGGAGCGCTGCAAGCCCTCCAAGGGAGACGAGGCCAGGCAGAGCATGTTGGAAATGACACAagctaagagctggacatgaagcGAACTCCCCTAGGAAACCTGACCAAGAGAATGTGGCAAGAAGTGACCACACCCTCAGAGCAGTGCATGCTGGGAGCAACAGGCCCTCCAGGTGGAGCACGCTGAGAGGGAGCGCAGGGCTGGCCAGAGGGAGCGGGCAGGAGGTTGGTACCTGTCCTTGCCTGTCTCACTCCGGAAGAGGTCGTCAAACTGGCGCATGCGGCTGAGGGAGATGGCATAGGCCTCCATGTTGGGGAACACCAGGCCTGCCCGCTGGATGacgcgcaccaggcttccctggggcttctGCATCTTGTTTGGGGGGCCCCAGAAGATGAACACAGTTTCAGGGGTCCGGTTGACAAACTCCTGAGGCCTCCGCAGCACATGGAATACGCTGGAATGGGCCACCACGCGGAAGGTGGTCTTGTTGCCCACATCGGCCGAGTAGCCCGTAGTGGGTGCGTCGTTCATGCGGATTGTGCACTCGGCCCGTTCGATCTCAGGACCCAGCTTGGTGCCCAGCAGGTGGCTGGAGCTGGTGACAATCACACACTGGCCGCACCTGGAGGGCAGCGTCTGGAGGGTTAAGGAAAGCCAACACTGTTATGACCACTTGGTGCCAGACGCTGTGCTCCATCCCTCCAGGAGGCGGGAATTATGATGCCCATTTTAAAGACAGGGAAATTGAGCCGTATTCATTCaacattcaacagatatttatagcAAGCTTGCTAATGGCCGGTACAAGAGACAGAGCAATAAACAAGAGACCCCACTCCTGCCTTTAAGAAATTCACAGTTGGGGAGACAGATGGTGAACAAGTAAATGGTAAAATAATGCCAGGTGGTAAGTTATACGTGctgggaaggaaataaaatagaggCAGAGGATCAAGGCTGGCAAGAGTGAGGGCTGTGCTAGAAAAGTCATCTGAGGGGGCCTCTCTCAGCTAACACctaaaggatgaaaagaaaccaTGCAGGACAGCCATGCTGGGATGTCCCCAAGGTCGCAGAGCAGAGGAGTGCAGGGCCAGGATGTGAACCTAGGTCTACATGGCCACAGAGCCCCAGCTTCACCCTCAGGCCAgctcttcaaagaagacatcctCCCCAATGTGTCCATGACATTTCCACATCACCCACAAACAGGCCATCAACTTGTCAGTAGGAAATGGTGTGGAAGCTGCTTtgagcctctgttttcccatTGGTGAAATAAACAGATTGGAACCACaagctatctgaagcctattttcTGCCCATGGATTTTCTGTGCACCCTTCAAGGCTAAGTTCAGGtgccttcctcctccaggcagccttccttGAGGCCTTACTCCAAGATCCAGCAACATGTCTCATGTTTAATACCTCAACTGATGGCTTTGCCAGCTTTCCTGAGCTCTAACATCCTGGCCTCCCCTATCAGGCTGGAAACAGCTGCTGGCCAAGCTGTCTCATTCCCTTCCACATCACCCACCCTCAAGCAGTTCCACTTTCTCCCAGGGATTCTACCATTTCTCTTTCAAGGATCCTTAGGGTAGAGAAAGTCTCAGTTAGGTGTTAATCTGTCTCTCATGtcgtgtgtgagtgctcagtcgctcagtcatgtctaactctttgctaccctgtggactgcagcccactaggctcctctgttcacggaattctccaggcaagaatactagagcaggttgctataccctcccccaggggaatcttcccaacccaaggattgaacccaggtctcctgcattgcagacagattgttttccactgagccaatggggaagcccTTAATCTGTctcttgtgcttagtcactcagtcgtgtctgactcttttcaaccccatgaactgtagcccaccaggctcctctgtccgtggggattctccaggcaagaatactggagtgagttaccatgctctcctccagggaatcttcccaacccagggatcaaacccgggtctcccacattgcaggcacattctttactgactgagccaccagggaagcccaagaatactggagtgggtaacctatcccttctccaggggatcttcctgatccaagaatggaactggggtctcctgcattgcaggtggattcttaccagctgagctaccagggaagcctctgtctCTAAACACATGCTAATGGGCCTTTTTCCAGTGAGGATGAGCTCATGGTCCCAGGCTCTATATGCAAAGACCTCTAGAGATTTAGGAGGGTTAGTGAGGGAAGAGAGTGAGGTAGGCAGGGGCTGAGGGACCTCCTTCTGGAAGGTGGCATCCATGCTGGAGGCCAATAATTTTCTCCCTGACCCCAAGGAAAACACTGGGGCTCAGAGGACTACAAGGTGAGCTCCGGAAATACAACCTGAGTTTCATGGCTatccaaaacaaacagaagtccCTGGAAAGGCTCTGGGCCTCTCCACACAGCTGTATCTCAGCAGATGTTGGGGCAATACCTGGGCTCCTCCTCTCCcttgctgtgtggtcttggggaaGTAattttgcctctctgagcctcaatttccccatctcaTCAAGGGAGATAATGCTAAACTCACAGCACTGGTATGAGGATTACTGCTGATCACAGTGCCCAGCACGCAGCGGGCAACTGACCACTGCAGCCATTCTTATTATTGCTTTTGTGTTGTCAAGTACCCTAGAGTCCTGCTCCCAAATCCTATGTAGACTCCCCTGCAGAGACTGAGATCTGAAAACCAGACAGACCTTTCTAAAGGGATTCTGATTCAGGAGATTATAGGCTATTAGCACTGAGGGTGGAACCttggagaaaactgaggtccagaggacAGGCTGCTTGTCTGAGGTCACATCGCAAACAAGGGGCTGAAGGCACCGGACTCCTGGGGTCCACCCTTTTCTTTAGGACGGATGGAGGAAgtagagagaagaggaggaggaggagaagaaggtagGGGCAGTGATGGTGGGCAATGGGGAAGGGCAGTCTCCAGGCAGCTCCCAGGGAGTTCCCCAGAGCGGCTGCCCTACCTTGTTGCCAAGAATGGGGATGTATCCGTCAGTGATGCTCCACTTCCTGAGGTTGACAGGCCGGCGTGTCCGGCCCCGCAGGGAGCCATAATGAAAGACCTCATTGGCACTGCTGGAGCTGTAGAGGATGAGGATGGTGATGAGGGCAAAGAGGATCACGAACACTGCTGACCGCTGCTCCTGGAGAGGGGAGAGGCCAGTGAGGTCCCAGCCATCTGGCACAGTCCTCACCACCTACCACGCCTGCTAATTCCTGTTCTTTATTCCACCAGTTCAGGTACCACCTCCCCCAGGGAGGCCTCCTCCAACTCCCTGAGCACTGCCTATCACAGGCACCACCTCCCCCAGGAAGGCTTCCTCCAGCTCCCTGAGCACCGGCCATCACAGGACCAATCCCACTGCATTCAGATCCCCCTCAATGGAACCATAAGTTCTGAAGGCTGGGACTCAGTCAGCCTTGATCCCCACCATATCTCAGTTCCCAGGGTGGAGCCCAGACCACAGAAGGGTGGCTGGATCAGATTGGATGTGGGGGTTGCAAGGATCCCTCCAGCTGCAGCGGGAAGGATGCTTGGAGACAGGTGGGACTTTCAAACGAGAGGGTCCAGGTCTTCCCCAAACAGTCTCCACAAATGTTCATCATTCATTTAAACCTGAAGGGAAAGGTTGTGGTCAGGAATCAGGATGCATGAGTAGTCGGTACACCAACTTatggcagaagaaaggaaagtgatCTCTGAAACGTCCACTGGGACTTACTGGCCCAGGGTCTGCAAGGCTAGGTGAGGCCCCGGAGTCCTGACTCTTTGTGCTAAGCCCCCTAGGCGGTTATTGAAGTATCGCTTCTTAGTAccaggtttttctcttttttgcctgCTCTGTGAAAATGGATCTGGGCCCCTTACAAACTTTTTCTTGCTAGCAAACTTTGTTAGTAGAGGGCGCTAGACATAGATTTCAGGAGGAAGGAAGTTTGCTGCCAGGTTCTGGGGGCTTTAAGCCTGGTTCTGGGCACTTGCTCCTACAGGGCACATGGCTTCTCCCAGGGGTCAGCAGCTTCCTCCAGCATCCACCCTCCGGCAGTTTTGAAGCAGAGTGCCCCTGACTCCTACTGTGACCACAGCTTCTCCAGAAGCATGTGACACACTCAACCACCAGCAACACCCACAAAAATTAAGCTTCAGCTTCCTGGAACAGTTCTGCATGATGCTTGACGTGCCTCCTGGGAGTTACCTCCTGTGACCAGCGTTCCCTGTAGCCTAGCAGGTGGATTTATGACAACTTCCATGGCACAGCATCACCGTGAGCTCTCTGCCATCCACTGGGCCATAGCTCTTGCCCTCTCCAGGCCAGTAAGGCCTGAGTCTCAGCTCTGACTGTGGGGgcagctccttttttttttttttccttttcctttggccACATCACAAGGCTTGCAggctcttagctccctgatcagggatcaaaccctgtcccCAACAGTAAAAGTAtcaattcctaaccactggaccattagagAATTCC is part of the Bos indicus isolate NIAB-ARS_2022 breed Sahiwal x Tharparkar chromosome 11, NIAB-ARS_B.indTharparkar_mat_pri_1.0, whole genome shotgun sequence genome and harbors:
- the ST6GALNAC6 gene encoding alpha-N-acetylgalactosaminide alpha-2,6-sialyltransferase 6 isoform X3, translated to MACPRPLSQCDHTPLPGPPAGHWPLPLSRRRREMKSNKEQRSAVFVILFALITILILYSSSSANEVFHYGSLRGRTRRPVNLRKWSITDGYIPILGNKGKVPLVVEHRLVHHGDCSGVV
- the ST6GALNAC6 gene encoding alpha-N-acetylgalactosaminide alpha-2,6-sialyltransferase 6 isoform X1, encoding MKSNKEQRSAVFVILFALITILILYSSSSANEVFHYGSLRGRTRRPVNLRKWSITDGYIPILGNKTLPSRCGQCVIVTSSSHLLGTKLGPEIERAECTIRMNDAPTTGYSADVGNKTTFRVVAHSSVFHVLRRPQEFVNRTPETVFIFWGPPNKMQKPQGSLVRVIQRAGLVFPNMEAYAISLSRMRQFDDLFRSETGKDREKSHSWLSTGWFTMVIAVELCDHVHVYGMVPPDYCSLRPHLQRMPYHYYEPKGPDECVTYIQNENSRKGNHHRFITEKRVFSSWAQLYGITFSHPSWT
- the ST6GALNAC6 gene encoding alpha-N-acetylgalactosaminide alpha-2,6-sialyltransferase 6 isoform X2; its protein translation is MACPRPLSQCDHTPLPGPPAGHWPLPLSRRRREMKSNKEQRSAVFVILFALITILILYSSSSANEVFHYGSLRGRTRRPVNLRKWSITDGYIPILGNKTLPSRCGQCVIVTSSSHLLGTKLGPEIERAECTIRMNDAPTTGYSADVGNKTTFRVVAHSSVFHVLRRPQEFVNRTPETVFIFWGPPNKMQKPQGSLVRVIQRAGLVFPNMEAYAISLSRMRQFDDLFRSETGKDREKSHSWLSTGWFTMVIAVELCDHVHVYGMVPPDYCSLRPHLQRMPYHYYEPKGPDECVTYIQNENSRKGNHHRFITEKRVFSSWAQLYGITFSHPSWT